GGGCTATCGAGATAAGGTGTTTCGATCTCCCTGCACGGGGACGGAAGCAACGGTACACCATACCCCGTGGATTGAGGCGATGGATGATTCGCTGGCTAGCTTCTTAGGGAACTAGTTGGGGAACTAGTTAGGGAACTAGCGTCCCGGTTCCTGATGCTTCGCTGCTTGTGTCGAACTGACTTGAGACCTACCAGAACTGACCTGGATTTTGCACTAAGATTTTGCACTAAGGAGGTTGACCCGTGACTGCTCTCGTTCCCAAGCCAGAAACCCTGACCCACCTAGAAGCCTACGTCGCTCAGCCGGGGCGTGCAGACCTGGTGGCCCAAGTTCGCGCCAAGATTGATGAACTGGGTATCCAGTACATCTATTACCAGTTTGTGTCGGTGACGGGGCGGATTACGGGTAAGGGGGTTCCTGCGGCCCACTGGGAAAGCGTTGCAGAACGCGGCATCCAGCTTGTGTATGGGGCGATGGCCAATCTGTTTCTCGACCGCTACGGCAACTATATTGGCTACGGGCCCGAAGCGTCGGAACTGGTGGCGATTCCTGACCCGGATACCTTTTGCCAGTTACCGTGGGACAAGCGGGTGGCTCGTGTCTTTTGTACGTGCTTCCGCAACCGCGAGGAGCCGGAAGCGCCCGGATCTTATCTGACGGCTGACTGTCGCGGCAATTTGCGCCGTATCCATGCCCAGTTTCAGGCGGATCATAACGGGCTGCACCTGCGTCATGGCACAGAGCCGGAGATGATGTGGCTGAAGAAGGGGCCAGATGGCAAGCCGGATGGCGGAGTGACGAAGCCCAACTGCTACCATATCCACCAGTTTGAGGAATTGCGGCCGGTGGTGCTGCGGGTGATTGAGTATGCGAATGCGATGGGGCTGGATATGATTCAGGGCGATCATGAGGATGCGCCGGGGCAGTTGGAGCTGAATTTTATGTTTGATGAGGCGCTGCGGACGTGCGATCGCCTCACGACCTATCGCCAGATCTGCGCCCAAGTGGCCCGCGAATTCAATCTGATTGCCTGCTTTATGTCGAAGCCGTTTATGGGGCTATCGGCCAACGGCTGCCACCACAACCTGTCACTATGGTATGGCGGACAGGATGAGGTCAACGCCCTGGGGCTGGATTCGCTGCCTGGAATGCCTGGTACGTTTAGCTATCGCAAGGGCGGCGAAAACACCTTCCTGCCCGACCCCAGCCTCAGCAAGACCAAGCCTGGCCCGATCGGGCTACAGTCGATTGGCGGCGTGATTGAGCATTTGGGGGCGTTGACGGCGATTGGCTGCTCTACGGTCAACTCCTATCGCCGCC
The Thermoleptolyngbya sichuanensis A183 DNA segment above includes these coding regions:
- a CDS encoding glutamine synthetase family protein gives rise to the protein MTHLEAYVAQPGRADLVAQVRAKIDELGIQYIYYQFVSVTGRITGKGVPAAHWESVAERGIQLVYGAMANLFLDRYGNYIGYGPEASELVAIPDPDTFCQLPWDKRVARVFCTCFRNREEPEAPGSYLTADCRGNLRRIHAQFQADHNGLHLRHGTEPEMMWLKKGPDGKPDGGVTKPNCYHIHQFEELRPVVLRVIEYANAMGLDMIQGDHEDAPGQLELNFMFDEALRTCDRLTTYRQICAQVAREFNLIACFMSKPFMGLSANGCHHNLSLWYGGQDEVNALGLDSLPGMPGTFSYRKGGENTFLPDPSLSKTKPGPIGLQSIGGVIEHLGALTAIGCSTVNSYRRLWDKGLWAPVYADWGFQNRTCGLRVSAPGRFEYRAVDSMVNPYLMAAALLKAFDDGIRRNLDPGEPESRNLYEAMEAGKQVKKLPMSLGEALVRLDEDEVIRSALPGEMYKLYAWYKRDEWEKFLATTSDWDVEMYLDCLP